Proteins encoded in a region of the Salvelinus sp. IW2-2015 linkage group LG27, ASM291031v2, whole genome shotgun sequence genome:
- the LOC111953850 gene encoding E3 ubiquitin-protein ligase RNF152-like, which produces METLSLSQDSILECQICFNYYSPRRRPKLLDCRHTCCSVCLTQMRSSQKEIRCPWCRGVTKLPAGFSVSQLPDDPDIITVIAIPHASEHTPVFIRLPSNGCYMLPMPVAKERALLPGELGCRFLPGGSGQQKVDVAVVAMPELQPLGLGMSLEGLEETERRGVGGGGGGGGKGSTWSGVCTVILVACVLLFLLGIVLHNMSCISKRFTVISCG; this is translated from the coding sequence ATGgagactctgtctctctcgcagGACTCCATCTTGGAGTGTCAGATCTGTTTTAACTACTACAGCCCGCGGCGGAGGCCCAAGCTGCTGGACTGCAGACACACGTGCTGCTCCGTGTGCCTGACCCAGATGAGGTCCAGCCAGAAAGAGATCCGATGCCCCTGGTGCCGCGGCGTCACCAAACTCCCCGCCGGCTTTTCCGTCTCCCAGCTCCCCGACGACCCCGACATCATCACCGTTATCGCCATTCCGCACGCCTCCGAGCACACGCCGGTCTTTATCCGCCTGCCTAGCAACGGCTGCTACATGCTGCCCATGCCTGTCGCCAAGGAAAGGGCACTGTTACCCGGCGAACTGGGCTGCCGGTTCTTGCCAGGTGGCAGTGGGCAGCAGAAGGTGGATGTGGCGGTGGTGGCTATGCCTGAGTTGCAGCCCCTGGGTCTGGGGATGAGTCTCGAAGGcctggaggagacagagagaaggggagtcgggggaggtggtggtggaggggggaaGGGCTCCACGTGGTCCGGGGTGTGTACAGTGATCCTGGTAGCCTGCGTCCTACTCTTTCTCCTGGGAATCGTGCTCCACAACATGTCCTGTATCTCTAAACGCTTTACTGTCATCTCCTGCGGCTGA